The proteins below come from a single Salinivibrio kushneri genomic window:
- a CDS encoding YejL family protein, whose product MPVTSKYDDEQVERIINDVVNVLEQHDASTDLSLMVIGNVATNILNHNIPAAQRQAFADKFAQALMASIDKQ is encoded by the coding sequence ATGCCTGTAACTTCAAAATATGACGACGAGCAAGTGGAACGTATTATCAACGATGTTGTCAACGTGTTAGAGCAACACGATGCCTCAACGGATTTATCGCTGATGGTGATCGGGAATGTCGCCACCAACATCCTTAATCACAATATCCCTGCCGCCCAACGCCAGGCATTTGCCGACAAGTTTGCCCAGGCATTAATGGCATCTATCGATAAGCAATAA
- a CDS encoding DUF3413 domain-containing protein: MVDSGTSYRDKVSQLISWGHWFSFFNIIAAMLLGTRYISQSGWPETLLGQSYLVFNWVGHFGFLVFALYILIIFPASFLIPSQRLMRLFAVLVATVGMMVLLLDIYAYQTLHLHLNPLVWELLLSGEKTDMNAHWQYLFIAVPAIFILELIIAEWVWRKLRKLTRKRIGIPVAAVFALCFISSHLIHIWADAFIYSPVTAQRSTFPVSYPMTAKTFMEKYGLLDRQEYQRLREQRGQETSEVIRYPLKPLAFAPDANKYQKNLLMVMVEGLRADMVNPVTMPHLHQFANQNLWFKNHFSSSNDDMAGLFGFFYGLPGSYAQSARTEGLRPVLIETLKQRDYQLGLFSGDHFANPIYYQSIFSQALERDSQSDEPAWQADANAVSTMQNWLGNRETDKPWFGYLELATVNEYEQGGDYPQPFQPALDSAMAGVDTQTSLVLKNSYNNAAHYVDDQLGRLLEHLEQSGQLDNTVVMITANHGMEFNETGLNSWGSNSNYSRYQLQVPMIMHWPNQDAEQIAHYSSHLDVAPTLMESMLSVSSPAETYSSGTNLFELKNRPRKWVLAGDSRDIVVVQPQKTTVVDKFGNYKVFDKHYTPLPEGKPQLSLLMQVMHELKRFYYPEEPSS, translated from the coding sequence ATGGTTGATAGCGGAACATCGTATCGTGACAAAGTATCCCAGCTAATCAGTTGGGGGCATTGGTTTAGCTTTTTTAACATCATTGCCGCTATGTTGCTGGGAACGCGCTACATCAGCCAATCGGGATGGCCTGAAACCCTACTAGGGCAAAGCTACTTGGTGTTCAACTGGGTTGGACACTTTGGCTTTCTGGTGTTTGCGCTGTATATTCTGATTATTTTCCCGGCCAGTTTTCTTATCCCCTCCCAGCGGTTAATGCGGCTGTTTGCCGTACTGGTTGCCACCGTTGGGATGATGGTGCTGCTGCTTGATATTTACGCTTACCAAACCCTGCACCTTCACCTTAACCCATTGGTGTGGGAGCTGCTGTTAAGTGGCGAAAAAACCGATATGAATGCGCATTGGCAGTACTTGTTTATTGCCGTGCCCGCCATTTTTATCTTAGAGCTGATTATTGCCGAATGGGTGTGGCGCAAACTGCGCAAACTGACGCGCAAGCGTATTGGTATCCCGGTTGCTGCCGTCTTCGCGCTTTGCTTTATCTCTAGCCATCTTATCCATATTTGGGCTGACGCCTTCATTTATAGCCCGGTCACCGCACAACGCTCCACCTTCCCGGTCTCCTATCCGATGACCGCGAAAACCTTTATGGAAAAGTACGGCTTGCTCGACAGGCAAGAGTACCAACGTTTGCGTGAACAACGTGGGCAGGAAACCAGCGAAGTGATTCGCTACCCTCTCAAGCCACTTGCGTTCGCTCCGGATGCCAACAAGTATCAGAAAAACTTACTGATGGTGATGGTAGAGGGGCTGCGTGCGGACATGGTAAACCCCGTCACCATGCCTCACCTCCACCAGTTTGCTAATCAAAACCTGTGGTTTAAAAATCACTTTAGCAGCAGCAATGATGACATGGCGGGGCTGTTTGGCTTTTTCTACGGCTTGCCTGGCAGTTATGCGCAAAGCGCCCGTACCGAGGGGCTGCGTCCGGTACTGATAGAAACACTTAAACAGCGTGATTATCAACTCGGGCTGTTTAGTGGCGATCATTTTGCCAACCCCATTTACTATCAAAGTATTTTCAGCCAAGCGCTTGAACGCGATAGTCAATCGGATGAACCCGCTTGGCAAGCCGATGCCAATGCAGTAAGCACAATGCAAAACTGGCTGGGAAATCGCGAGACCGATAAGCCATGGTTTGGTTACCTGGAATTGGCAACCGTGAATGAATACGAACAAGGGGGTGACTACCCACAGCCTTTTCAGCCGGCGCTGGATAGCGCGATGGCAGGGGTCGATACCCAGACAAGCTTGGTATTGAAAAACAGTTATAACAACGCAGCACATTATGTTGACGATCAACTTGGCCGCTTGCTTGAGCACCTAGAGCAGTCGGGCCAGTTGGACAATACCGTGGTGATGATCACCGCCAATCACGGGATGGAATTTAACGAAACCGGGCTCAACAGCTGGGGCTCAAACTCAAACTACAGCCGGTATCAGCTGCAAGTCCCCATGATTATGCACTGGCCCAACCAAGATGCGGAACAAATTGCGCATTACAGTAGCCACTTAGATGTGGCACCCACATTGATGGAATCCATGCTATCGGTCAGCTCTCCGGCGGAGACGTATAGCAGTGGAACTAACTTGTTCGAGCTTAAAAACCGTCCACGAAAGTGGGTGCTCGCCGGCGATAGCCGAGATATCGTGGTGGTACAACCGCAAAAAACCACCGTGGTGGATAAGTTTGGCAACTATAAGGTGTTTGATAAGCACTATACACCACTGCCAGAGGGGAAACCGCAATTGTCACTGCTGATGCAGGTGATGCATGAACTGAAACGCTTTTATTATCCCGAAGAGCCATCGTCGTGA
- a CDS encoding alpha-amylase: MTPVFTWQRLAIAIATSLSMAAAASPHITVTTSTTQADKPLNADTPAVFALGKNTYQVTVDGVDGECQANPPSNAKFNTPIPLGCGTASSFDLTIRFAGDYGFYYQADTRTLRVKREPKKAASTFKRPLPDVQCQQYLGGPVTLQLGDSFAEGTQLKEALSGQEVSVKDQRVTLTPAPNSGGLVLLAPVDTPSPAFNYRNANIYFVMVDRFNNGDPSNDHSYGRHQDDAQNIGTFHGGDLQGVIDKLDYIQSLGTDVIWLSPIVEQVHGFVGGGSKGSFPFYAYHGYWSRDFTQVDKNFGDDAVLKTLVDEAHQRGLKVFLDAVVNHPGYATLADLQQDGINVVNDADLPEKWQDWQPGKGQSWHDFHQAIDYKNTNWHQWWGKDWVRAGLPGYDQPGSSDKTLTLAGLPDFKTESNQPVTPPQWLLNNPGTRVEARENYTVSDYLLEWQTQWVERFGIDGFRVDTVKHVDGEVWRALKSQASAALETWRREHDKTGEPFWMMGEVWGHRAYRSPYFDQGFDALINFDLQKQMDKGAYCLSEMQDTYQAYADTMAKEGDFIPVSYMSSHDTELFFSRFKDASMQRGAANALLLAPGAVQVFYGDEVGRDLGPYGDDFHQGTRSDMIWQHNDTQADLLKHWRKVGQFRQDHPAIGAGKHQAIPQAGAYVFSRQLGEDTVVAAFVGRQADK, from the coding sequence ATGACCCCTGTATTTACTTGGCAGCGGCTCGCTATCGCGATAGCCACCTCTCTTTCAATGGCAGCCGCAGCCTCTCCGCATATCACGGTGACTACCTCAACCACACAAGCCGATAAGCCACTCAACGCAGACACACCTGCGGTCTTCGCATTGGGAAAAAACACTTACCAAGTCACGGTGGACGGTGTGGACGGTGAGTGCCAAGCGAATCCTCCCTCGAATGCCAAGTTTAATACGCCGATACCGCTGGGGTGCGGCACGGCCAGCTCCTTTGATCTCACCATTCGCTTTGCTGGAGACTATGGGTTTTATTATCAAGCGGATACGCGCACATTACGCGTAAAACGTGAGCCAAAAAAGGCGGCCTCCACGTTTAAACGGCCTTTGCCGGATGTGCAATGCCAGCAGTATCTAGGCGGGCCAGTTACTTTGCAACTTGGCGATAGCTTTGCTGAAGGTACCCAGCTAAAAGAAGCGCTTAGTGGCCAAGAGGTGAGTGTAAAAGATCAACGTGTCACACTGACGCCGGCACCCAACAGTGGTGGCTTGGTGTTGTTAGCCCCCGTTGATACGCCTTCTCCTGCGTTTAATTACCGGAATGCCAACATCTACTTTGTGATGGTGGACAGGTTTAACAATGGCGATCCGAGCAATGATCACAGTTATGGACGTCACCAAGATGATGCACAGAACATCGGTACCTTTCATGGAGGGGATCTACAAGGGGTGATAGATAAACTGGATTATATCCAGTCGCTCGGCACTGATGTGATCTGGTTATCCCCGATTGTCGAGCAAGTTCATGGCTTTGTCGGAGGCGGAAGCAAAGGCAGTTTTCCTTTTTATGCCTACCACGGTTATTGGTCTCGTGACTTTACCCAAGTAGACAAAAACTTTGGTGATGACGCCGTGCTCAAAACCCTAGTGGATGAAGCACACCAGCGCGGCCTAAAAGTGTTTCTTGACGCCGTGGTCAACCACCCAGGTTATGCCACGCTTGCGGACTTACAGCAAGACGGTATTAACGTCGTCAATGACGCTGACTTGCCGGAAAAATGGCAAGATTGGCAACCTGGCAAAGGACAAAGTTGGCATGACTTTCATCAGGCAATTGATTACAAGAATACCAACTGGCACCAGTGGTGGGGCAAAGACTGGGTGCGAGCTGGGTTACCTGGTTATGATCAGCCCGGCAGCAGTGATAAAACCCTGACACTGGCAGGGCTTCCGGATTTTAAAACGGAATCTAATCAGCCGGTGACGCCCCCGCAATGGCTACTAAATAATCCAGGCACCCGTGTTGAAGCGCGAGAAAACTATACCGTGAGTGACTACTTACTTGAATGGCAAACCCAATGGGTTGAGCGCTTTGGTATTGATGGCTTTCGGGTGGATACGGTAAAGCATGTCGATGGCGAGGTGTGGCGAGCATTGAAGTCGCAAGCCTCGGCGGCGTTAGAGACGTGGCGGCGTGAACATGACAAAACGGGAGAGCCGTTTTGGATGATGGGAGAGGTGTGGGGCCACCGTGCTTATCGCAGCCCTTATTTTGACCAAGGCTTTGATGCGCTGATTAATTTCGATTTGCAAAAGCAAATGGACAAGGGAGCGTATTGCCTCAGTGAAATGCAAGACACTTATCAAGCGTATGCCGACACCATGGCCAAAGAGGGGGATTTCATTCCGGTAAGCTATATGTCTTCCCATGATACCGAGCTTTTTTTCAGCCGCTTTAAAGACGCCAGCATGCAGCGGGGGGCTGCCAACGCACTGTTGCTGGCGCCCGGTGCGGTACAAGTGTTCTATGGTGATGAAGTCGGGCGTGACTTGGGCCCTTACGGAGACGATTTTCACCAAGGCACCCGTTCGGACATGATATGGCAGCACAACGATACGCAAGCGGACTTGCTAAAGCATTGGCGTAAAGTGGGTCAGTTTAGACAAGATCATCCCGCTATCGGTGCAGGCAAGCATCAAGCGATCCCCCAAGCGGGCGCCTATGTGTTTTCTCGTCAACTCGGCGAAGATACCGTGGTTGCGGCGTTTGTCGGGCGACAAGCCGATAAATAG
- a CDS encoding EAL domain-containing protein: MQQAVPSALDKVARRSARVGFVYNVLISILVFAFSVASVEFWLYQQAHDQEVKEVQRALLAYRSRIELKVTQNLDLSHGLATYISLNPDLDQKDFSRFAGQLRGKTPYILNFGAARNWVISHVYPNTLESSLLGTHYHDIPEQLESVRAAYASRQPVISGPVELIQGGTALIARQSVVNQNTGLPWGVLSTVLDIDSLFSASFKQGENYPVRAVLQEKRESEQLFTTVYGDTSVLSQSPETVTVNLPSGDWRLLGVPQSGWKGLHPHPTVWVVGTIILLFWLGGLYGRYNAGRSFAQSIGRVVDDSYRFRSIFKRHDAVMMLLDAKTGDILDANDSAQQFYGYDHASLTSMRISDINTQTDNTLKESLSQAQQRAKNCFIFSHRLKSGEVRQVEVHSSPITIGHAKLLFSVIHDVSERLEVERKLMLNAKIFEQSSEGVLITDAEGKIVAVNGGFSAITGYQESEVIGATPAILNSGRHDKSFFTEMWQQIVDHGRWKGEIWNRRKDGVVYPQLLSISVVKDEADNVVNYIGVFSDITKLKDSEKKLIDLAHYDSLTGLPNRLLLTSRVRQAMSMQSVQRNQIALMFLDLDQFKFVNDSHGHAVGDELLKLVSERLHGLLAEGDTLARLGGDEFVILRLIHTDNAACIRLSEDVIHAMNRLFVLDGGIDAQIGVSIGIAQYPDDTSSTEELLTFADSAMYHAKKSGRNTYAFYDDALTIDANHKLRLAVELRQCVQNEELALFYQPQVDLVTGQIVGVEALLRWHHPERGLLSPIHFIEVAEERSIIHDITRWVVETGCRQLKAWHDAGAQISMAVNISPRNLADVTFTQVVAEALEQTGADPRFLELEITENTLIENQANALRVLEQLREKGVGIAIDDFGTGYSSMAYLKRYPISKLKIDRHFIKDIQSQSPDEEEVAIVSAMIAMADSLGIGVVAEGIETLHQQAILHELGCTFGQGYLYRRPAPAADIAELLGVESD, from the coding sequence ATGCAGCAAGCTGTTCCCTCTGCGCTTGATAAAGTTGCGCGCCGCTCCGCGCGAGTGGGGTTTGTTTATAATGTGCTTATTTCCATTTTGGTCTTTGCTTTCTCTGTGGCCTCAGTGGAGTTTTGGCTGTACCAACAAGCGCATGATCAAGAAGTGAAAGAGGTGCAACGGGCGCTTCTGGCCTATCGCTCTCGTATTGAGCTGAAAGTGACACAGAATTTGGATTTAAGTCATGGACTTGCCACCTACATCAGTCTTAACCCTGACTTGGACCAAAAAGATTTTTCCCGATTTGCCGGCCAGCTTAGAGGTAAAACGCCCTATATTCTTAATTTTGGCGCGGCGCGAAACTGGGTGATCAGCCACGTTTACCCTAACACGTTAGAGTCCTCCTTATTGGGCACCCATTATCATGATATTCCCGAACAACTAGAGAGCGTTCGTGCGGCTTATGCCTCAAGACAGCCTGTTATATCCGGACCTGTTGAGCTCATACAAGGTGGGACAGCGTTGATTGCCAGGCAGTCGGTAGTCAACCAAAACACCGGTCTGCCTTGGGGGGTGTTATCTACGGTGTTAGATATCGATAGTTTGTTCTCCGCCAGTTTTAAGCAAGGAGAAAACTATCCTGTCCGCGCGGTATTACAGGAAAAACGCGAATCTGAGCAACTGTTTACCACGGTTTATGGTGACACGTCGGTACTGAGCCAGTCGCCTGAGACGGTCACGGTCAATTTGCCGTCGGGGGATTGGCGTTTACTGGGAGTGCCTCAGTCGGGGTGGAAAGGGTTACATCCTCACCCCACGGTGTGGGTTGTCGGTACGATTATTTTGCTTTTTTGGCTGGGAGGGCTTTATGGCCGTTACAACGCGGGGCGCAGCTTTGCCCAATCGATAGGGCGAGTGGTGGATGATAGCTACCGCTTCAGAAGCATTTTTAAACGTCACGACGCTGTGATGATGCTCCTCGATGCGAAAACGGGCGATATTCTTGATGCCAATGACAGTGCGCAGCAGTTTTATGGCTATGACCATGCCTCCCTGACGTCGATGCGGATCAGTGATATCAATACTCAAACCGATAATACCCTTAAAGAAAGCCTCTCGCAGGCGCAACAGCGTGCGAAAAACTGTTTTATCTTCTCGCATCGGCTTAAAAGTGGTGAGGTGCGGCAAGTGGAAGTCCATTCTTCACCGATTACCATTGGCCATGCCAAGCTGCTTTTTTCTGTGATTCATGATGTGTCAGAACGTCTTGAAGTAGAAAGAAAGCTAATGCTCAATGCAAAAATTTTCGAGCAGTCCAGTGAAGGGGTGCTGATTACCGATGCGGAAGGGAAAATTGTCGCAGTGAATGGCGGGTTCAGTGCCATTACTGGCTATCAAGAAAGCGAGGTCATTGGTGCCACGCCGGCCATTTTGAACTCTGGTCGCCATGACAAATCGTTCTTCACTGAAATGTGGCAGCAAATTGTCGACCACGGGCGGTGGAAAGGCGAAATATGGAATCGACGCAAAGATGGCGTAGTGTACCCCCAGCTACTCTCTATCAGCGTGGTGAAAGATGAGGCTGATAATGTGGTTAATTATATTGGGGTGTTCTCGGATATCACCAAGCTTAAAGATTCAGAGAAAAAACTGATTGATTTAGCCCATTATGATTCGTTAACCGGGCTGCCGAATCGTCTGTTGTTAACGTCCCGGGTTCGTCAAGCGATGAGCATGCAGTCGGTTCAGCGCAATCAGATAGCCTTGATGTTTCTGGACCTTGACCAGTTTAAGTTCGTCAATGACAGCCATGGCCACGCGGTGGGCGATGAGTTGTTGAAGTTGGTCAGTGAGCGCTTACATGGCTTGCTTGCTGAGGGTGACACTTTGGCGCGTTTGGGGGGCGACGAGTTTGTCATCCTGCGCTTGATTCATACTGATAACGCAGCTTGCATTCGCTTGTCGGAAGACGTGATCCACGCCATGAACCGCTTGTTTGTCCTCGACGGCGGCATTGATGCGCAAATTGGGGTAAGTATTGGTATTGCGCAATACCCAGACGATACGTCGAGTACCGAAGAGCTCCTCACATTCGCCGATTCGGCCATGTATCATGCCAAAAAGTCGGGCCGCAATACTTATGCGTTCTATGATGATGCATTAACCATTGATGCCAACCACAAGCTACGTTTAGCGGTGGAGTTGCGACAATGCGTGCAAAATGAAGAGCTAGCGCTCTTTTATCAGCCGCAAGTGGATCTGGTGACAGGGCAGATTGTGGGAGTCGAGGCATTACTGCGTTGGCATCATCCTGAACGTGGCTTGCTGTCTCCCATTCATTTTATCGAGGTCGCTGAAGAGCGCTCAATCATTCACGATATCACGCGATGGGTGGTGGAAACCGGCTGTCGGCAATTAAAAGCGTGGCATGATGCGGGGGCGCAGATCTCCATGGCCGTGAACATTTCGCCGCGCAACCTCGCGGATGTTACTTTTACCCAAGTGGTAGCAGAGGCATTAGAGCAAACTGGCGCAGATCCACGCTTTTTAGAGCTGGAGATCACGGAAAACACCTTGATCGAAAACCAAGCCAATGCGTTACGTGTTCTCGAACAGCTACGTGAAAAAGGGGTCGGGATAGCAATTGATGACTTTGGTACGGGCTATTCGTCGATGGCGTACCTAAAACGTTATCCGATCTCGAAACTAAAAATTGACCGTCACTTTATCAAAGATATTCAAAGCCAATCGCCCGATGAAGAAGAGGTTGCCATTGTTTCAGCAATGATTGCGATGGCAGATAGCTTGGGGATTGGCGTAGTGGCGGAAGGGATTGAAACACTACATCAACAAGCCATACTGCATGAGCTAGGCTGCACCTTTGGACAAGGTTATTTATATCGTCGTCCAGCTCCTGCTGCCGATATTGCCGAGCTTTTGGGGGTGGAAAGTGACTGA
- a CDS encoding sulfite exporter TauE/SafE family protein gives MAITIEYGLLLVSLGLVAGIINTLAGGGSNLTLPALMVMGMPADVANATNRVAVWLQCASGMAGFRQHNKLDTQDIIPVLVPNLVGGLCGALAAAWLPASWVKPLLLGTLLTMTLVMLIKPATFGSPEGTPIKKVSSTPSAWFGLLLAGFYGGFVQAGVGFVLLAALCGTLNYDLVRGNALKLACTLAFTTLSLIVFIADDLVRWVPGLILAVGTMLGARVAVRFAISANPKVLKGFLFVMTLVGCIAAYAF, from the coding sequence ATGGCAATCACCATAGAGTATGGCCTGCTACTGGTCAGTTTGGGGCTTGTCGCCGGGATAATTAATACATTGGCAGGCGGCGGCTCTAACTTAACCTTACCCGCCTTGATGGTGATGGGCATGCCGGCTGATGTCGCCAATGCCACCAATCGCGTGGCAGTGTGGTTACAGTGTGCTTCCGGCATGGCGGGCTTTCGCCAGCACAATAAACTGGATACCCAAGATATTATCCCTGTTTTAGTCCCTAACTTAGTCGGCGGGTTATGCGGTGCTTTAGCGGCTGCGTGGCTGCCAGCAAGCTGGGTAAAACCCTTATTGCTTGGTACTTTACTAACCATGACGCTGGTGATGCTTATCAAGCCGGCGACGTTTGGTTCCCCCGAAGGCACGCCTATCAAAAAAGTCTCCTCAACTCCCTCTGCCTGGTTTGGCTTATTACTCGCAGGGTTTTATGGTGGCTTCGTGCAAGCCGGGGTAGGGTTTGTATTACTGGCAGCCCTGTGTGGTACGCTTAACTACGATCTAGTCCGCGGTAATGCTCTGAAACTGGCTTGTACACTCGCTTTCACCACCTTGTCCTTAATCGTGTTTATCGCTGATGATCTTGTGCGTTGGGTACCAGGGCTGATTTTAGCCGTTGGCACCATGTTGGGCGCTCGAGTGGCCGTTCGCTTTGCCATTTCAGCCAACCCCAAGGTGCTCAAAGGCTTCCTGTTTGTGATGACACTGGTTGGCTGTATTGCCGCTTATGCGTTCTAA
- a CDS encoding DNA topoisomerase III — protein MARLFIAEKPSLGRAIAAGLPKPHKNQKGYIETAQGDVVTWCIGHLLEQVEPDAYDSRYKKWDLADLPIVPEQWQLRPRKAASGQLAVVKKLIKQFDQLVHAGDPDREGQLLVDEVIDYAKVSANKKANIKRLLISDLNLSAVKKALAQLQDNKAYMPLSVSALARSRADWLYGMNLSRAYTLLGKQAGYQGVLSVGRVQTPVLGLVVRRDQAIDSFVPHPFFQLDAIIAHPEGEIRARWQPSEACAKWQDEQGRVLSRPLAENVAQRITGQTATVTEAERQQRKQSAPLPYNLSALQIDASKRFGFSAQKALDVCQQLYERHKLITYPRSDCRYLPKGHFAEANKILGAIKQGCEALGQACEGADTKRKGKAWNDSKVGAHHAIIPTAKVAPASLSADEAKIYQLIARQYVMQFYPAAEYAEGKLIFDIAGGCFIAKGKVLTHAGWRALLPTNNTADSDAAPLPLMEEGEQGRCERGEIKDCMTEPPAAFTESTLLQAMTGIGRYVQNKALKEILRETDGLGTEATRAGIIELLVKRGLLTRQGKTLHASASGKGLIAALPDIATYPDMTADWERQLQDMADRQCGYHPFMKGLTAQVTGLIETVKTSPPPASLSDLPAAPAKSFARKGRRTSGYRKRTAKAKPAANPKSTATPTRTTKARRKAAK, from the coding sequence ATGGCACGATTATTCATAGCGGAAAAACCCAGCCTTGGTCGCGCAATTGCGGCAGGACTGCCTAAACCGCACAAAAACCAGAAAGGCTACATCGAGACAGCACAAGGTGACGTGGTGACCTGGTGTATCGGCCATTTGCTAGAGCAGGTTGAGCCGGACGCCTATGATAGTCGTTATAAAAAATGGGATCTTGCCGATCTGCCTATCGTGCCTGAGCAATGGCAACTTCGTCCCCGCAAAGCGGCATCCGGACAACTTGCTGTTGTCAAAAAACTGATCAAGCAGTTTGACCAACTGGTTCATGCGGGCGATCCCGATCGAGAAGGGCAATTGCTGGTTGATGAAGTGATTGACTACGCAAAGGTCAGTGCCAACAAAAAAGCTAACATTAAGCGCCTTTTAATCAGTGATTTAAACCTATCCGCTGTGAAAAAAGCCCTTGCGCAGCTGCAAGACAACAAAGCTTACATGCCCCTATCAGTGTCCGCGCTGGCGCGTTCGAGAGCTGATTGGCTGTATGGTATGAACCTGTCCCGTGCTTATACGTTATTGGGCAAACAGGCTGGCTACCAAGGGGTGTTGTCGGTCGGACGCGTGCAAACGCCAGTGTTAGGGCTGGTGGTGCGCCGTGATCAGGCAATAGACAGCTTTGTGCCACACCCGTTTTTTCAACTGGATGCGATCATTGCCCATCCAGAGGGTGAGATACGGGCTCGTTGGCAGCCCAGTGAAGCGTGTGCAAAGTGGCAAGATGAACAGGGTCGCGTGTTGTCTCGCCCCTTGGCAGAAAACGTCGCACAACGCATCACAGGACAAACAGCGACCGTCACTGAAGCGGAGCGTCAACAACGCAAACAGAGCGCACCGTTGCCGTACAACTTATCCGCACTGCAAATTGATGCCTCAAAGCGGTTTGGTTTTAGTGCACAAAAAGCACTGGATGTGTGCCAGCAGCTTTACGAACGCCACAAACTTATTACTTATCCTCGCTCAGACTGCCGCTATTTGCCCAAAGGCCATTTCGCCGAGGCGAATAAGATACTCGGTGCCATTAAGCAAGGTTGTGAGGCGCTTGGGCAAGCATGTGAGGGGGCTGATACCAAGCGTAAAGGGAAGGCATGGAACGACAGTAAAGTCGGGGCTCACCATGCAATTATTCCCACAGCGAAAGTCGCGCCGGCAAGCTTGTCAGCCGATGAAGCCAAGATTTATCAGCTCATCGCGCGCCAATACGTGATGCAGTTTTACCCGGCTGCTGAATACGCGGAAGGGAAGCTCATCTTTGATATCGCAGGCGGATGTTTTATTGCTAAAGGGAAGGTGCTGACACACGCCGGCTGGCGAGCTTTGTTACCGACAAATAACACCGCAGACAGCGACGCTGCCCCGTTGCCGCTAATGGAAGAAGGCGAGCAAGGACGGTGCGAGCGAGGCGAGATAAAAGATTGCATGACAGAGCCGCCTGCGGCGTTTACGGAATCTACCTTGTTGCAGGCAATGACCGGGATTGGTCGCTACGTGCAAAACAAAGCGTTGAAAGAGATATTGCGTGAGACCGACGGTTTAGGCACCGAAGCAACCCGTGCCGGTATCATTGAGTTATTGGTGAAACGTGGCTTATTAACGCGACAAGGGAAAACGTTGCACGCCAGCGCCAGTGGTAAAGGGCTCATCGCGGCGTTGCCAGACATTGCCACCTATCCGGATATGACCGCGGATTGGGAGCGACAGCTACAAGATATGGCGGATCGTCAGTGTGGATATCACCCCTTTATGAAAGGGTTAACGGCACAAGTGACAGGCCTAATTGAAACCGTGAAGACATCGCCACCGCCGGCCTCGTTAAGCGACTTGCCTGCCGCTCCTGCTAAATCGTTCGCACGTAAAGGGCGGCGCACGTCCGGCTACCGAAAGCGGACTGCGAAAGCAAAGCCGGCTGCTAATCCAAAGTCAACCGCGACACCAACGCGTACCACGAAAGCGAGACGCAAAGCCGCAAAATAA
- a CDS encoding NAD(P)H nitroreductase: MDALDLLLQRRSIPRLAAPAPSGETLENIIQAGLRAPDHGALTPWQFVVCEGEGLTRLSTILADAAQTNGADEAAIEKARNAPFRAPMVVAVIARTRPHDKVPTIEQHISAGCATQAMQMAAVAQGFQGFWRTGAFAYHPAVREALSVEGDDQIVGFLYLGTPDCAPANAPRRDTSKFVTYL; the protein is encoded by the coding sequence ATGGATGCACTGGATTTGCTCTTACAGCGCCGCTCTATACCGCGGCTCGCCGCGCCCGCCCCGAGTGGTGAGACGCTTGAAAACATCATTCAAGCGGGTTTACGCGCCCCTGACCACGGCGCGTTGACGCCGTGGCAATTTGTGGTCTGCGAAGGTGAGGGTCTCACTCGGCTTTCTACCATTCTTGCCGACGCGGCACAAACCAATGGCGCGGATGAGGCGGCGATTGAAAAAGCGCGTAATGCCCCGTTTCGAGCGCCCATGGTGGTCGCAGTGATTGCGCGTACGCGTCCGCACGATAAGGTCCCAACCATTGAGCAACATATCTCGGCGGGATGTGCGACGCAAGCAATGCAAATGGCCGCTGTCGCGCAGGGTTTTCAAGGGTTTTGGCGCACTGGCGCGTTTGCTTATCATCCTGCAGTGCGCGAAGCGCTGTCGGTAGAAGGTGACGATCAGATTGTAGGCTTTTTATACTTAGGGACGCCTGATTGCGCCCCCGCTAATGCCCCAAGGCGTGATACCAGTAAGTTTGTGACCTACCTGTAA